The Apibacter raozihei genome contains a region encoding:
- a CDS encoding porin family protein translates to MKTQIYKALFIIVFLALLPSHLCSQVRFGIRGSVHRTNISKVHWESVGRTAGSLGGVIQIPLGYDNQFFFQPEVLYSLEGEKDDGDSHGILMRQDYFQNYVNIPLMFRAYFSESDNEFFGELGPQIGILVYEKSKKEDRLNYSKPESLNLSIGAGIGYSFLRKYEISIRYNYGLTDVYKKYPEQQRTSNLGVALTYMFE, encoded by the coding sequence ATGAAAACACAAATTTACAAAGCTCTTTTTATTATAGTTTTTTTGGCTCTATTACCATCTCATCTATGTTCTCAAGTAAGATTTGGAATTAGAGGTTCAGTTCACAGAACGAATATTTCTAAAGTTCATTGGGAATCAGTTGGAAGAACAGCCGGATCTTTAGGAGGAGTTATTCAGATTCCTCTTGGATACGACAATCAGTTTTTTTTCCAGCCTGAAGTTTTATATTCTTTGGAAGGAGAAAAGGATGATGGAGATTCTCATGGAATTCTGATGCGTCAGGATTATTTCCAAAATTACGTTAATATACCATTAATGTTCAGAGCATATTTTTCTGAGTCTGATAATGAATTTTTTGGAGAATTAGGACCTCAAATCGGAATTTTAGTTTATGAGAAAAGTAAAAAAGAAGATCGATTAAATTATAGTAAACCAGAATCTTTAAACTTATCAATTGGTGCAGGAATCGGATATAGTTTCTTGAGAAAGTACGAAATTTCAATTAGATACAATTATGGTTTAACAGATGTTTATAAAAAATATCCTGAGCAGCAAAGAACTTCAAATTTAGGAGTTGCATTAACATATATGTTTGAATAA
- a CDS encoding NAD(P)H-dependent flavin oxidoreductase, with translation MIKKSKISELLNIKYPIIQGGMVWNSGWKLVSEVSNCGGLGLLGSGSMYPDELQKEITECKKHTDKPFGVNLPLFYPQVNEHIDIIVKNKIPVVFTSAGSPKLYTDLFKKHNIKVFHVVSSLKFALKAEASGVDAIVAEGFEAGGHNGIEETTTFCLVPNLKKHINLPVIAAGGIATGQQILAALVLGAEGVQIGSRFAATLESSSHINFKNAIVQTKEGDKQLTLKELTPVRLIKNSFFKEIQFAYEKGVSSEELRSILGKGRAKKGMLEGNLIDGELEIGQCSSLIDNIVSVKSVFNELISDFNKTYSTIYSL, from the coding sequence GTGATAAAAAAGTCAAAAATAAGTGAACTTTTAAATATTAAATACCCGATTATTCAAGGGGGCATGGTATGGAACAGCGGATGGAAATTAGTATCTGAAGTTAGTAACTGCGGAGGCTTAGGTCTGCTGGGATCAGGCAGTATGTATCCTGATGAATTACAAAAAGAAATAACTGAATGTAAGAAACATACGGATAAACCTTTTGGTGTTAACCTTCCCTTATTTTATCCTCAGGTTAATGAACATATAGATATAATTGTAAAAAATAAAATTCCGGTTGTGTTTACTTCCGCTGGAAGCCCTAAACTTTATACCGATCTGTTTAAAAAACATAACATAAAAGTTTTTCATGTAGTATCTTCTTTAAAATTTGCACTAAAAGCAGAAGCGTCAGGTGTTGATGCCATTGTTGCTGAAGGATTTGAGGCAGGTGGACATAATGGCATTGAAGAAACCACAACATTTTGTCTGGTTCCTAATCTTAAAAAGCATATCAACTTACCTGTAATAGCTGCTGGTGGGATTGCTACTGGGCAACAAATTTTGGCAGCTTTAGTATTAGGAGCAGAAGGAGTACAGATAGGTTCTAGATTTGCCGCCACTCTTGAATCATCATCACATATAAATTTTAAAAATGCTATTGTGCAGACCAAAGAAGGAGACAAGCAACTTACACTAAAAGAATTAACTCCTGTTCGATTAATAAAAAATTCTTTTTTTAAAGAGATACAATTTGCTTATGAAAAAGGTGTTTCATCAGAGGAATTAAGATCTATACTAGGAAAAGGGAGAGCAAAAAAGGGGATGCTCGAAGGAAACTTAATTGATGGGGAGTTGGAAATAGGTCAATGTTCATCTTTGATTGATAATATTGTATCAGTAAAAAGCGTTTTTAATGAACTAATTAGTGATTTTAATAAAACTTATTCAACTATATATTCTTTATAA
- the sucD gene encoding succinate--CoA ligase subunit alpha, protein MSVLVNKNSKVIVQGFTGKEGTFHAEQMIEFGTNLVGGVTPGKGGSTHLERPVFNTVKEAVEKTQADTSIIFVPPAFAADSVMEAAEAGIKVIVCITEGIPVEDMVKVKNYIKSYNCTLIGPNCPGVISADEAKVGIMPGFVFKKGKVGIVSKSGTLTYEAADQVVKAGYGVSTAIGIGGDPIIGTTTKEAVELLMNDGDTDCIVMIGEIGGQLEADAAQWYKSIGAPKPIIGFIAGQTAPKGRTMGHAGAIVGGENDTAQAKMKIMSDCGIHVVSSPADIGKTVASVLK, encoded by the coding sequence ATGTCAGTATTAGTTAATAAAAATTCAAAAGTTATAGTCCAGGGCTTTACTGGAAAGGAAGGTACATTTCATGCAGAGCAAATGATAGAGTTTGGAACCAATTTAGTTGGAGGAGTTACTCCAGGAAAAGGAGGTTCTACACATTTGGAGAGACCGGTTTTTAATACTGTTAAAGAAGCAGTTGAAAAGACTCAGGCCGATACATCAATTATTTTTGTACCTCCAGCATTTGCTGCAGATTCAGTTATGGAGGCAGCAGAAGCAGGTATTAAAGTTATTGTATGTATAACAGAAGGAATTCCTGTAGAAGATATGGTAAAAGTAAAAAATTACATAAAATCATATAATTGTACACTAATAGGACCTAACTGTCCGGGAGTGATTTCTGCAGATGAAGCTAAGGTGGGAATTATGCCAGGGTTCGTATTTAAAAAAGGAAAAGTAGGAATTGTTTCCAAATCCGGTACATTGACATATGAAGCTGCTGATCAGGTAGTAAAAGCAGGATATGGTGTTTCTACTGCCATAGGTATCGGAGGAGATCCAATAATTGGAACAACGACCAAAGAAGCAGTTGAATTATTAATGAATGATGGAGATACAGATTGTATTGTTATGATAGGAGAAATCGGAGGTCAGCTTGAGGCTGATGCAGCCCAATGGTACAAATCTATAGGCGCACCTAAACCTATTATTGGATTCATAGCAGGTCAGACGGCTCCCAAAGGAAGAACCATGGGACACGCCGGAGCTATAGTAGGGGGAGAGAATGATACGGCACAAGCTAAAATGAAAATTATGTCTGATTGCGGAATACATGTTGTTAGTTCGCCTGCAGATATAGGTAAAACAGTTGCTTCAGTATTGAAGTAA
- a CDS encoding bifunctional UDP-3-O-[3-hydroxymyristoyl] N-acetylglucosamine deacetylase/3-hydroxyacyl-ACP dehydratase, protein MSEKQKTLRQEFTLKGKGLHTGKEVTMTIKPAPVNTGFVFVRVDLEGQPTIEADATYVTSTERGTVLEKKGVKIHTCEHVLAALTGMDLDNAYIELNSSEPPIMDGSSKFFVEAIDDAGIVEQEAEREYFAIKEIVSYTDPETGSEITAIPSDYFEVTTMVDFGTKVLGTQNATMKNIKEFKEEFAKARTFSFLHELEMLLDSGLIKGGDINNAIVYVDKELSQETLEKLKLVFEQPEVSVRPNGILDNVTLYYPNEAARHKLLDVVGDLTLVGVKLKAKIIATKPGHHSNTQFAKKLNKLYKLFKRKNIPEIDFEKEPVYDINDIMRMLPHRPPFLLVDKILEVDKKHIIGVKNVTINEPFFVGHFPNEPVMPGVLQIEAMAQTGGIFVLENVDDPQNYSTYLIKLDKVKHKRKVVPGDTLILKIDLLEPIRRGIVHMQGYGYCNGQMVVEAEMMAQVIKTKE, encoded by the coding sequence ATGTCAGAAAAGCAGAAGACGCTAAGACAGGAGTTTACTTTAAAAGGTAAAGGACTTCACACAGGTAAAGAAGTAACCATGACCATTAAACCAGCTCCGGTAAATACAGGATTTGTTTTTGTAAGAGTTGATTTAGAGGGACAACCTACCATTGAGGCAGATGCTACTTATGTTACATCTACCGAAAGAGGAACTGTTCTTGAAAAAAAAGGTGTGAAAATACATACTTGTGAACATGTTCTGGCAGCTCTTACAGGTATGGATTTAGATAATGCATACATTGAGCTTAACAGCTCTGAACCTCCGATTATGGATGGATCTTCCAAATTTTTTGTTGAAGCGATAGATGATGCTGGTATTGTTGAACAGGAAGCAGAAAGAGAATACTTTGCAATTAAAGAAATAGTATCCTATACAGATCCGGAAACCGGCTCTGAAATTACAGCTATTCCTTCCGATTATTTTGAAGTAACCACAATGGTAGATTTTGGTACCAAAGTTTTAGGTACACAAAATGCAACCATGAAGAATATAAAAGAATTCAAAGAAGAATTTGCTAAAGCACGAACATTTAGTTTTCTTCATGAATTGGAAATGCTATTAGATTCCGGACTTATTAAAGGTGGAGACATAAATAATGCTATTGTATACGTAGATAAGGAACTATCGCAAGAAACACTTGAAAAATTAAAGCTTGTATTTGAACAACCGGAAGTAAGTGTACGTCCAAATGGTATTCTGGATAATGTGACTCTTTATTATCCTAATGAAGCTGCCCGACATAAATTATTAGATGTTGTTGGTGACTTGACTTTGGTAGGAGTTAAATTAAAAGCGAAAATTATTGCTACTAAACCAGGACATCACAGCAATACTCAATTTGCAAAAAAATTGAATAAATTGTATAAATTGTTCAAAAGAAAAAACATTCCTGAAATTGACTTTGAAAAAGAACCTGTGTATGATATCAATGATATTATGCGTATGCTTCCGCACAGACCTCCGTTTTTATTGGTAGATAAAATTCTTGAAGTGGATAAGAAGCATATTATCGGAGTTAAAAATGTAACAATAAACGAGCCGTTTTTCGTAGGTCATTTCCCTAATGAACCTGTTATGCCAGGAGTCTTGCAGATTGAAGCAATGGCACAAACCGGAGGAATATTTGTTTTGGAGAATGTGGATGATCCTCAGAATTATTCTACCTATTTAATTAAATTAGACAAAGTTAAACATAAAAGAAAAGTTGTTCCTGGAGATACCCTTATACTTAAAATAGACTTACTTGAGCCTATTAGAAGAGGAATTGTTCATATGCAAGGGTATGGATATTGTAACGGTCAGATGGTCGTTGAAGCTGAAATGATGGCCCAGGTAATTAAAACAAAAGAATAA
- the lpxD gene encoding UDP-3-O-(3-hydroxymyristoyl)glucosamine N-acyltransferase, with protein sequence MEFSAEQIANLVKGEVLGNPDVKVSYISKIEEGKPGTLTFLGGEKFQAYLKDTQASIVMISKNLLPEDISGLPTIILVEDAYSAFNQLLRFYNEMKSQKSGIEQPSFISDSTTLGTDIYIGAFAYVGNNVKIGNNSKIYPQTYLGDNVSIGDNCFIGPGVKIYNDCIIGNNCVIHGGTIIGGDGFGFQPTNNGYEKVPQLGNVVLEDNVEIGSNCSIDRATIGSTIIKKGVKLDNLIQVAHNVEIGEHTVIASQSGIAGSSKIGSWSMLGGQVGISGHIKIGNKVVIQAQSGITNDVPDSQRLFGSPAMQYMKYQKSFIYFKQFPEIVKRIDQLEKKMENKIKSNI encoded by the coding sequence ATGGAATTTAGCGCTGAGCAAATAGCAAATTTAGTCAAAGGAGAGGTATTAGGAAATCCGGATGTAAAAGTTTCTTATATTTCAAAAATAGAAGAAGGAAAACCGGGAACTCTAACTTTTTTAGGTGGAGAAAAATTTCAGGCTTATCTTAAGGATACACAGGCCTCCATTGTAATGATTTCAAAAAATTTATTACCCGAAGATATTTCGGGATTACCCACAATTATCTTAGTTGAAGATGCTTATTCGGCATTTAATCAATTGTTGAGATTTTACAATGAAATGAAATCTCAGAAATCGGGTATTGAACAACCTTCTTTTATTTCTGATTCTACAACTCTTGGAACTGACATATATATAGGTGCTTTTGCATATGTGGGAAATAATGTTAAAATCGGTAACAACTCAAAAATTTATCCCCAAACATATTTGGGAGACAATGTTAGTATAGGTGATAATTGTTTTATAGGTCCCGGAGTTAAAATTTATAATGATTGTATTATAGGAAACAACTGTGTGATTCATGGAGGGACAATTATAGGTGGAGATGGATTTGGTTTTCAGCCAACCAACAATGGGTATGAAAAAGTACCACAATTGGGTAATGTAGTGCTTGAAGATAATGTCGAAATTGGTTCTAATTGTTCCATTGACAGAGCAACCATAGGTTCAACCATAATAAAAAAAGGAGTAAAGCTTGATAACCTTATTCAGGTAGCCCATAATGTTGAAATAGGAGAACACACTGTTATAGCTTCTCAGTCAGGAATCGCAGGATCTTCTAAAATAGGAAGCTGGAGTATGCTAGGTGGTCAGGTCGGCATTTCAGGACATATTAAAATAGGAAATAAAGTAGTTATTCAGGCTCAGAGTGGAATAACCAATGACGTGCCTGACAGTCAACGATTGTTTGGTTCTCCGGCAATGCAATATATGAAATATCAAAAAAGTTTTATCTACTTCAAACAATTTCCAGAAATAGTTAAAAGAATTGATCAGCTTGAAAAAAAAATGGAAAATAAAATAAAATCGAATATCTAA
- the efp gene encoding elongation factor P yields MATMGDIKKGLCINFNDDIYKVIEFLHVKPGKGPAFVRTKLKSLTSGKVVENTFSAGSKIEEVKVITRKYQYLYDDDHGFHFMNNDDFSQIYIDKNLIENSQFMKAGEELMIVLKEEDETPLSAELPASVIMEVIEAEPGVKGNTATNALKNAIIETGARVFVPLFIEAGEKIKINTDDGSYIERVK; encoded by the coding sequence ATGGCTACAATGGGAGACATTAAAAAGGGTCTTTGTATCAATTTTAATGATGATATTTATAAAGTAATTGAGTTTTTACATGTTAAACCAGGAAAAGGACCTGCTTTCGTAAGAACAAAATTAAAATCTTTAACCTCTGGAAAAGTTGTTGAAAATACATTTTCTGCAGGAAGCAAAATTGAAGAAGTAAAAGTTATTACCCGCAAATATCAATATTTGTATGATGACGATCATGGATTCCATTTTATGAATAATGATGATTTTTCTCAGATTTATATTGATAAAAATTTAATTGAGAATTCTCAATTTATGAAAGCTGGTGAAGAATTAATGATTGTTTTGAAGGAAGAAGATGAAACACCGCTATCAGCAGAATTACCAGCGAGTGTTATTATGGAAGTTATTGAAGCCGAACCGGGTGTAAAAGGGAATACAGCTACTAATGCACTTAAAAATGCTATTATAGAAACAGGAGCCAGAGTTTTTGTACCTTTATTTATTGAAGCTGGAGAAAAAATTAAAATTAATACCGATGATGGTTCTTATATTGAAAGAGTAAAATAG
- a CDS encoding UDP-3-O-(3-hydroxymyristoyl)glucosamine N-acyltransferase, protein MKFPRPYTLKEVADIIKADYVGDDNFLIYGTNEIHRIEKGEIVFVDHPKYYDKAIQSNATTILINKEVECPSEKSLIISEDPFRDFNLINSYFRKFEKQEEIISSDVKIGEGTTIQPGVYIGKQVKIGKNCIIFPNVTIHDFTEIGDHVIIQSGTVIGGDSFYYKNRGDSYDRLKSVGNVKIENEVEIGSNCTIDRGVTATTIIGKGSKLDNLIQIGHDTIIGKKCLIASQVGIAGCCNIEDEVTIWGQAGFASSLTIGAKAVILAQSGVSKDLEGGKTYFGYPADEARKMLKELAALKKLGK, encoded by the coding sequence ATGAAATTTCCAAGACCTTATACACTTAAAGAAGTTGCTGACATAATAAAAGCAGATTATGTAGGTGATGACAATTTTCTTATTTATGGTACCAATGAAATCCATAGAATTGAAAAAGGAGAAATTGTTTTTGTTGATCATCCTAAATATTATGATAAAGCTATTCAAAGCAATGCTACTACCATTTTAATAAATAAGGAAGTAGAATGTCCTTCCGAGAAAAGTCTGATTATTTCTGAAGATCCTTTCAGAGATTTTAATCTTATCAATTCCTATTTTAGAAAGTTTGAAAAGCAAGAAGAGATAATTTCTTCTGATGTAAAGATAGGAGAGGGTACGACTATTCAGCCAGGGGTATATATTGGAAAACAAGTAAAGATTGGAAAAAATTGTATTATTTTTCCTAATGTAACAATACATGATTTTACTGAAATAGGAGATCATGTGATTATCCAGTCAGGAACAGTTATAGGAGGAGATAGTTTTTATTATAAAAACCGGGGTGATTCTTACGATCGATTAAAGTCAGTAGGTAATGTTAAAATTGAAAATGAAGTTGAAATCGGTTCAAATTGTACTATCGATAGGGGAGTTACCGCAACAACAATTATAGGAAAGGGAAGTAAACTGGATAACTTAATCCAGATTGGACATGATACTATTATTGGAAAAAAATGTTTAATTGCTTCGCAGGTTGGAATAGCAGGATGCTGTAATATTGAAGATGAAGTTACTATTTGGGGACAAGCAGGTTTTGCTTCTTCTTTAACCATAGGAGCAAAAGCAGTAATATTAGCCCAATCAGGTGTTTCCAAAGATTTGGAAGGAGGAAAAACCTATTTTGGTTATCCGGCGGATGAAGCTAGGAAGATGTTGAAAGAATTAGCCGCATTAAAAAAATTGGGTAAATAA
- a CDS encoding DUF2795 domain-containing protein, with amino-acid sequence MYWTLELASYLSDAPWPATKDELIDYAIRTGAPLEVVENLQAIEDEGEIYDSIEEIWADYPTDDDFLWNEDEY; translated from the coding sequence ATGTATTGGACTTTAGAACTTGCATCTTATTTAAGTGATGCACCATGGCCCGCAACTAAGGATGAATTAATAGACTATGCTATCAGAACAGGAGCTCCACTCGAAGTAGTCGAAAATCTTCAGGCAATAGAAGATGAAGGTGAAATTTATGATAGTATAGAAGAAATATGGGCTGATTATCCTACCGATGATGATTTTCTCTGGAACGAAGACGAATATTGA
- the lpxA gene encoding acyl-ACP--UDP-N-acetylglucosamine O-acyltransferase has translation MIQPLAFVHSDAKIANNVVIEPFSSVYKDVEIGEGTWIGSNVTIMEGARIGKNCKIFPGSVISAEPQDLKYKGERTFTYIGDNTVIRECVTVNKGTTALGYTKVGSNSYIMATAHVAHDCVIGDNVIIVNGVGLSGHVIVEDFAIIGGMVAVHQFNKIGRHSIVAGGSLVRKDVPPYSKAARDPLSYAGINSVGLRRRGFSSEKIAEIQSIYRVIFQKKLNISQALSVVEGEFEATPERDEIIQFIQSSMRGVMKGFNAVRNIE, from the coding sequence ATGATTCAACCACTAGCATTTGTACATTCTGATGCAAAAATAGCAAATAACGTTGTTATTGAGCCGTTTTCCTCTGTATATAAGGATGTTGAAATAGGAGAAGGTACCTGGATAGGTTCTAATGTAACTATCATGGAAGGCGCAAGAATTGGTAAAAACTGTAAAATATTTCCCGGATCAGTTATATCTGCTGAACCACAGGATTTAAAATATAAAGGTGAAAGAACCTTTACCTATATAGGAGACAATACTGTTATTCGAGAGTGTGTGACAGTAAATAAAGGAACTACTGCTTTAGGATATACCAAAGTAGGAAGTAATTCCTATATTATGGCCACTGCCCACGTAGCCCATGATTGTGTCATAGGTGATAATGTTATTATAGTAAATGGAGTAGGTCTTTCCGGACACGTTATAGTTGAGGATTTTGCTATAATTGGCGGAATGGTTGCAGTTCATCAGTTTAATAAAATAGGAAGACATTCAATTGTTGCAGGAGGCTCATTAGTAAGAAAAGATGTGCCACCTTATTCTAAAGCAGCAAGAGATCCGCTTTCCTACGCAGGAATAAACTCGGTCGGTTTAAGAAGAAGAGGATTTTCTTCAGAAAAAATTGCGGAAATTCAAAGTATCTATCGTGTTATTTTTCAGAAAAAGTTAAATATTTCTCAGGCTTTATCTGTCGTTGAAGGAGAATTTGAAGCTACTCCGGAAAGAGATGAAATTATTCAGTTTATACAATCAAGTATGAGAGGAGTAATGAAAGGCTTTAATGCAGTTAGAAATATAGAATAA